A genomic stretch from Candidatus Hydrogenedentota bacterium includes:
- the nuoE gene encoding NADH-quinone oxidoreductase subunit NuoE, which yields MASHELGGLNEDIRAWAADSGRDRAALLPLLQKLQGKYHQIPPHAMQLIAEQLDIHPVEVYGVVSFYSFLDHAPKGRYVIRLCRTISCDMAGKDRLARQLENDLGVKFGQTTPDGKFTLEWANCLGMCDQGPAMLVNDKVYSSVTPEKVHEIIEEYRKKFGVYAVESMEGH from the coding sequence ATGGCATCCCACGAACTCGGAGGCTTGAACGAGGACATCCGCGCATGGGCCGCCGACAGCGGACGTGATCGCGCGGCGCTCCTGCCCCTGCTTCAGAAACTGCAGGGCAAATACCACCAAATCCCGCCGCACGCCATGCAGCTCATCGCGGAGCAGTTGGACATCCACCCCGTCGAGGTCTACGGCGTGGTCTCCTTTTACAGTTTCCTGGACCACGCGCCCAAGGGCCGGTATGTCATCCGCCTGTGCAGGACCATTTCCTGCGACATGGCGGGCAAGGACCGTCTGGCCAGGCAGTTGGAGAATGATCTCGGCGTCAAGTTCGGGCAGACCACTCCGGACGGCAAGTTCACCCTGGAATGGGCCAACTGCCTTGGCATGTGCGACCAGGGTCCGGCCATGCTGGTGAACGACAAGGTCTATTCGTCGGTCACCCCTGAAAAGGTGCACGAGATCATCGAGGAATACCGGAAAAAATTCGGTGTCTACGCGGTCGAATCCATGGAGGGCCATTGA
- a CDS encoding RidA family protein, with translation MKECIIAPNGAPAAGPYSHAVAAGNLLFVSGQGPMKKDGTGVLRDTIEEETRLTLNNLKAILEDAGSSLAQVVKVNAYLADMENFARFNAVYREFFPADFPARTCIQAGRLPLDIQVEVEAVALRES, from the coding sequence ATGAAAGAGTGCATCATCGCCCCGAACGGCGCGCCGGCGGCGGGTCCCTATTCGCACGCCGTGGCGGCGGGCAACCTTCTTTTTGTGTCCGGGCAGGGCCCGATGAAAAAGGACGGCACGGGGGTGCTTCGGGACACCATCGAGGAGGAGACGCGGCTCACGCTGAACAATCTGAAGGCCATTCTGGAGGATGCGGGCAGCAGTCTGGCGCAGGTGGTGAAGGTGAACGCCTATCTGGCGGACATGGAGAATTTCGCCCGGTTCAACGCGGTGTACCGGGAATTCTTCCCGGCCGACTTCCCCGCCCGCACCTGCATCCAGGCGGGCCGCCTTCCCCTGGACATCCAGGTGGAGGTGGAGGCCGTGGCCCTGCGGGAATCATGA
- the wecB gene encoding UDP-N-acetylglucosamine 2-epimerase (non-hydrolyzing) gives MKKKVAVVFGTRPEAIKMCPVVLAMRGHATLEPQVCVTAQHRQMLDQVLEVFGVVPDTDLDLMQPGQTLAAFTARALTAVDAYLAEQQPDLVLVQGDTTTVLAATLAAFYHHIPVGHVEAGLRTGNLEAPWPEEANRVLTSRLAALHFAPTESSRDNLLAEGVPGDRVLVTGNTVIDALLSAAERVRANPPEIPGLPPRADTAWWSRPLVLITGHRRESFGEGMENFCRALATLAGEHPDKHFVYPVHLNPNVREPVGRILGAPGLENVLLLEPQPYLPFVSLMDHAALIITDSGGVQEEAPSLHTPVLVTRDTTERPEAVAAGVVQLVGTDPERILAAARPILDGSSPSRPPIPNPYGDGLAAPRIVEACARFLGQ, from the coding sequence ATGAAGAAAAAAGTCGCCGTTGTCTTTGGCACCCGTCCCGAAGCGATCAAGATGTGTCCGGTGGTTCTGGCCATGCGCGGCCATGCCACCCTGGAGCCGCAGGTCTGCGTCACGGCGCAGCACCGGCAGATGCTAGACCAGGTGCTGGAGGTCTTCGGCGTGGTTCCGGACACGGACCTGGACCTGATGCAGCCCGGCCAGACCCTGGCGGCGTTCACCGCGCGCGCCCTGACCGCCGTGGACGCCTATCTCGCGGAGCAGCAACCCGACCTGGTCCTTGTGCAGGGAGACACCACCACGGTGCTCGCCGCGACGCTGGCGGCTTTCTACCACCACATCCCCGTGGGGCATGTGGAGGCGGGCCTGCGCACGGGCAACCTGGAAGCGCCCTGGCCGGAGGAGGCCAACCGGGTGCTCACCTCGCGCCTGGCGGCGCTGCACTTCGCGCCCACGGAATCCAGCCGGGACAACCTGCTGGCCGAGGGGGTGCCGGGGGACCGGGTGCTGGTCACGGGGAACACGGTGATAGACGCGCTGTTGTCCGCGGCGGAACGGGTCCGGGCCAACCCGCCGGAAATTCCCGGCCTGCCCCCGCGCGCCGACACGGCCTGGTGGTCGCGGCCGCTGGTGCTTATCACGGGGCACCGCCGGGAGAGTTTCGGCGAGGGCATGGAAAACTTCTGCCGGGCCCTGGCCACTCTCGCGGGTGAGCATCCGGACAAGCACTTTGTCTACCCCGTGCACCTCAACCCGAACGTCCGCGAGCCTGTGGGCCGCATACTCGGCGCGCCGGGACTGGAAAATGTCCTGCTGTTGGAGCCCCAGCCCTATCTGCCCTTTGTTTCGCTGATGGACCACGCGGCGCTCATCATCACCGACTCCGGCGGGGTGCAGGAGGAGGCGCCCAGCCTGCACACCCCCGTGCTGGTCACCCGCGACACCACCGAGCGCCCCGAGGCCGTCGCGGCGGGGGTGGTCCAACTCGTGGGCACGGACCCGGAACGCATCCTCGCGGCGGCCCGCCCAATTCTGGACGGCTCCTCCCCATCCCGTCCGCCCATCCCCAACCCCTATGGCGACGGACTGGCCGCGCCCCGCATTGTCGAGGCCTGCGCACGGTTCCTGGGCCAGTGA
- a CDS encoding cupin domain-containing protein gives MTVQFVKQPALILAAGQPVKEIREYFGLANTGTGELSIARMNSPAGWSEPGQTPEFNEYSVVLQGTLHLRLRGRELKVSAGQAVMVSAGEWVQYHTPDGAEYIAVCMPAFSPGTVRRDE, from the coding sequence ATGACCGTCCAATTTGTAAAACAGCCCGCCCTGATACTTGCGGCGGGTCAGCCTGTGAAAGAAATCCGCGAGTATTTTGGCCTGGCCAACACGGGCACGGGCGAACTGAGCATCGCGCGGATGAACAGCCCCGCCGGGTGGTCGGAACCGGGCCAGACCCCAGAATTCAACGAGTATTCGGTGGTGTTGCAAGGCACACTGCACCTGCGGCTCCGTGGCCGGGAACTCAAAGTGTCGGCGGGGCAGGCCGTCATGGTCTCCGCCGGGGAATGGGTGCAGTACCACACCCCGGACGGGGCGGAATATATTGCGGTGTGCATGCCGGCCTTCTCGCCGGGGACGGTGCGCCGGGACGAATAG
- a CDS encoding Dabb family protein: protein MLALPVNAQQAEDAAKAAPLLRHVVLFGFKEEATAEDIKKVEEAFAALPGKIDAIKGYEWGTNVSPENLNQGHTHCFFLTFANEKDRDAYLVHPAHKEFGGILGPYLAKVTVVDYFVKP, encoded by the coding sequence ATGCTTGCCCTCCCCGTGAACGCCCAGCAGGCGGAGGACGCCGCTAAGGCCGCGCCCCTGCTCCGGCACGTGGTGCTGTTCGGGTTCAAGGAGGAGGCCACGGCGGAGGACATCAAGAAGGTTGAGGAGGCCTTTGCCGCCCTGCCGGGGAAGATTGACGCCATCAAGGGATATGAGTGGGGGACCAATGTCAGCCCCGAGAACCTGAACCAGGGGCACACCCACTGCTTCTTCCTCACCTTTGCCAATGAGAAAGACCGGGACGCCTATCTGGTCCACCCCGCCCACAAGGAATTCGGCGGCATCCTTGGCCCCTATTTGGCAAAGGTCACGGTGGTGGATTATTTCGTCAAGCCCTAA
- a CDS encoding response regulator, producing MARILIVDDDPDVVESVTQLLETNGHETECAFNRHEGMARIGVFKPDLIVLDVMMEQPDDGLAMAQELRRQGFQRPILMLTSISRATGLVYGKDPDMAPVDDFQEKPVEPVKLLERVNNLLRQREA from the coding sequence ATGGCAAGAATCTTGATTGTTGATGACGACCCGGATGTCGTCGAATCCGTCACCCAACTCTTGGAGACGAACGGACACGAAACCGAATGCGCGTTCAACCGCCATGAAGGCATGGCCCGAATCGGGGTGTTCAAACCGGACCTCATTGTGCTGGACGTGATGATGGAGCAGCCCGACGACGGCCTGGCCATGGCGCAGGAACTGCGCCGCCAGGGTTTCCAGCGACCCATCCTGATGCTCACGAGCATCAGCCGGGCCACCGGGCTGGTCTACGGTAAAGACCCCGACATGGCCCCCGTGGACGACTTTCAGGAGAAGCCCGTGGAACCCGTCAAACTTTTGGAGCGGGTCAACAACCTGCTGCGGCAGAGGGAGGCTTGA